A portion of the Sabethes cyaneus chromosome 3, idSabCyanKW18_F2, whole genome shotgun sequence genome contains these proteins:
- the LOC128741870 gene encoding uncharacterized protein LOC128741870: MQHILVAVALAGLVATVSANWCYVCSTRDTVNCLVPDINIMMRECIAAANNFTCYTRIVNREVERGCFSTLSIEDHANCNNLNNCELCHDAVNQGRCNGAVFPEHRLHCHQCTGTTNDTCGLEITTPAQLCRLYDAEDQCFVSVTGDMVQRGCLSESDFCRVGQTCHTCDGNGCNYKHYDSGASSAMIYVKTVVMALLAVLAYSSFKQ, from the exons ATGCAACACATTCTAGTCGCTGTGGCCCTGGCCGGGCTGGTTGCTACCGTCAGTGCAA ATTGGTGCTATGTGTGCTCCACAAGGGACACCGTGAACTGCCTTGTTCCTGACATCAACATCATGATGCGCGAATGTATTGCGGCTGCAAATAACTTCACCTGCTACACGCGTATAGTCA ACCGTGAAGTCGAGCGAGGCTGCTTTTCTACGTTAAGCATCGAAGATCATGCCAACTGCAATAACTTAAATAATTGCGAACTTTGCCACGATGCTGTAAATCAAGGCCGGTGCAACGGAGCG gtTTTCCCGGAGCACCGACTGCACTGCCACCAGTGTACCGGTACAACTAACGATACTTGTGGTCTGGAAATAACAACCCCTGCCCAGCTCTGTCGCTTGTACGATGCGGAAGATCAATGTTTTGTAAGCGTAACGGGAGACATGGTGCAGCGTGGTTGCTTGTCGGAGAGCGATTTCTGCCGGGTAGGACAAACCTGTCATACTTGCGACGGGAATGGTTGTAATTACAAGCATTACGATAGTGGCGCTTCGAGTGCTATGATCTATGTGAAAACTGTAGTAATGGCTTTATTGGCAGTACTGGCTTACAGCAGTTTTAAGCAGTAG